In Pseudomonas lalkuanensis, the following are encoded in one genomic region:
- a CDS encoding TrkH family potassium uptake protein, translating into MALPTLRIIGFLNGIFLITLAVSMAIPVLTLVVYDRPGDINSFVWSSLITFIAGLALVIPGRPEHVHLRPRDMYLLTVSSWIIVCVFAALPFLFTQHISYTDAWFESMSGITATGATVLSGLDGMSPGILIWRSLLHWLGGIGFIGMAVAILPLLRIGGMRLFQTESSDRSEKVMPRSHMVAKYIVAIYVGFTLLGSLAFWAAGMGLFDAVNHAMSAIATGGFSTSDQSLAKWDLPAVHWVAVVVMILGSLPFMLYVSVLRGHRMALFKDEQVQGFLALLVVIWLVLGTWYWMTTKLHWLDALRHVAVNTTSVLTTTGFALGDYSLWGNFSLMLFFYLGFIGGCSGSTAGGIKIFRFQVAYILLKANLTQLVHPRAVIKQVYNGHRLDEDIVRSILTFSFFFTIIICAIALGLSLMGLDWITALTGAAATVSGVGPGLGEIIGPAGNFSSLPDGAKWLLTLGMLMGRLEILTVLVLMTPYFWRH; encoded by the coding sequence ATGGCCCTGCCGACACTTCGCATCATCGGCTTCCTCAACGGTATCTTCCTGATCACCTTGGCGGTCAGCATGGCCATTCCCGTGCTGACACTGGTGGTCTACGACCGCCCAGGCGACATCAACTCCTTCGTCTGGTCGAGCCTGATCACCTTCATCGCAGGGCTGGCCCTGGTCATTCCCGGGCGCCCTGAGCACGTCCACTTGCGTCCTCGCGACATGTACCTGCTGACGGTGTCGAGCTGGATCATCGTTTGCGTGTTCGCGGCCCTGCCCTTCCTGTTCACCCAGCACATCAGCTACACCGATGCCTGGTTCGAGAGCATGTCCGGCATCACCGCCACCGGCGCCACGGTACTGAGCGGCCTGGACGGCATGTCGCCGGGCATCCTCATCTGGCGCTCGCTGCTGCACTGGCTGGGTGGCATCGGCTTCATCGGCATGGCGGTAGCGATCCTGCCGCTGCTGCGCATCGGTGGCATGCGCCTGTTCCAGACCGAATCATCCGATCGCTCGGAAAAGGTCATGCCGCGCTCGCACATGGTGGCCAAGTACATCGTCGCCATCTATGTGGGATTCACCCTGCTCGGCAGCCTGGCCTTCTGGGCGGCGGGCATGGGGCTGTTCGATGCCGTCAACCACGCCATGTCGGCGATCGCCACCGGCGGTTTCTCCACCTCCGACCAGTCCCTGGCCAAGTGGGACCTGCCGGCGGTGCACTGGGTGGCCGTGGTGGTGATGATCCTCGGCAGCCTGCCGTTCATGCTCTACGTATCGGTGCTGCGCGGCCATCGCATGGCGCTGTTCAAGGATGAGCAGGTGCAAGGTTTCCTCGCGCTGCTGGTGGTCATCTGGCTGGTGCTCGGCACCTGGTACTGGATGACGACCAAACTGCACTGGCTGGACGCGCTTCGCCACGTGGCGGTGAACACCACCTCGGTGCTGACCACCACCGGTTTCGCCCTGGGCGACTACAGCCTCTGGGGCAACTTCTCGCTGATGCTGTTCTTCTACCTGGGCTTCATCGGTGGCTGCTCCGGCTCGACCGCCGGCGGCATCAAGATCTTCCGCTTCCAGGTCGCCTACATCCTGTTGAAGGCAAACCTGACCCAACTGGTACATCCACGCGCCGTGATCAAGCAGGTCTACAACGGCCATCGCCTGGACGAAGACATCGTTCGCTCGATCCTGACCTTCTCGTTCTTCTTCACCATCATCATCTGCGCCATCGCGCTAGGCCTGTCGCTGATGGGGCTGGACTGGATCACCGCGCTCACCGGCGCCGCGGCGACGGTTTCGGGTGTCGGTCCCGGCCTGGGCGAGATCATCGGCCCGGCCGGCAACTTCTCCAGCCTGCCCGACGGCGCCAAGTGGCTGCTGACCCTCGGCATGCTGATGGGCCGCCTGGAAATCCTTACCGTGCTGGTGCTGATGACGCCGTATTTCTGGCGGCACTAA